The Methanoculleus taiwanensis nucleotide sequence ACCGACCGTCAGAAGGAAGTTTTGCGATACCGCAGGAAGGGTCTCACCCAGCAGCAGATTGCCGAGATCATCAGAACCTCGAAGGCAAATGTCTGCACCATCGAAAAAGCTGCTCTTGAGAATATCTCACGTGCACGGGAGACGATAGAGTTTCTCTATACGCTCGATGCGGCGCACCTCTGTACTCTCAAGGCGGGCACGGACCTCTTAAAGACTCCGGAGATCATCTACGACGAAGCCGAAAAGGTGGGTATCAAAGTCAAGTACGATACTATCTCCCTCATCAACAGGCTCCGCGACTCGAACCCCGAGCGGTTCAGAGCCCGGTACATCCGCGAGGACGTTGAGGTCTACATCAACGAAGACGGTGAACTCTACTTCGGATGATCCGACAGTTTCATCCATGAGGGGTAAGAAGAGCGCATCGGGATGAACGGTGGCAGGAGATCATGCCGTTTCGGAAAGATCCGGTGTCGGATTGATATGGGATGCTGCCCCTCCCTGCAGCCCGGAGCAGATTGCCCGGGAACTTTCTCTTTCTGCAGAATTTATGCACGATCCGATAAGAAGGTTTATATCTGATTTGCGGCTAAATTTAAGAAACCGCTCTGAGATGCGCCGTTCTTTATCGTCGATGAAACAAGGTTGTATAAGCCTTGGATTGCCACGATCTCGCGGCTCCTCCATTGTTGGCTGGAGCTTGAGGTGCGGCGGCGTGTCACAGACAACGCGGGTGACAAAACCACATGGTCGAACCCTCCTTGCGGAGGGCGATGTCGAGAAGGAGTTGTGCTCCGGCACAACGGGTTGACAGAAGCTGGATCTGACCGAGGTGACGGGCGAACGCTCAGTGCAGCGAGCCCACTTCCGGACGCTTTCCGGAAACGCCGGGGGGTCAGGATCTATTCGAGAAGACTGGATAATCTGGTGCACGCCAGGAAGAGGAGTCTGCCTCTACCCTATGGGTTGCGGCCGTTTTCCGGTGGAGATCTCCATCGGCGGTGTATGCCCGGGTACGGGGGCAGACGCTACAGTCGGATACCGTTCCCTTCCACGCCATGCTGCTTCGGGGCCATATGCGCCCTGTGCAGCATCGATGTCACGCCCCTAGCGGGTTCGCCGACATTCAACTGACGATCTGCCGACCTGCTCGGCAGCATCGATGCATCCTCTCGGGGGGTTTTTGAAAACCTTCCGGGGCTGCTCGGACTGATCCGGGACGCTGAGGCGGTTTGTCTCCAGGGTTCCCGGTTCGGTGCATCACAATACAACGCACGAAGGGTTGATAGAAACATGCCGAAGATAAACAGGCCACGCAGAGGATCCCTCGCATACAGTCCCAGAAAGCGTGCAAAGAGCCCGGTTCCGAAGTACGGTGCCTGGCCCGAGTACAACGGGACCCCGATGGTGCAGGGATTTGCCGGGTACAAAGTTGGTATGACTCACCTTGTCATGGTGGACGACCATAAGAACAGTCCTACCGAAGGCAAAGATGTGACGGTACCGGTGACGGTTATTGAAGTACCCCCCATGAAAGTGGCGGGTGTACGTGCTTACACGAGCGATACATACGGCAAGCACGCGCTGACCGAGGCCTGGTCCGACTCTCTCGACGAGGAGCTCGGCCGCCGGATCAACATGCCGAAGAACCACGATCGCGCCGCCGCTATCGACGCCATGAAGGCAGCGGTCGAGGCGGGCAAGGTCGTTGAGATCTATGCTCTGGCATATACGCAGCCCTCCGGGCTCACCGGTGTTCCGAAGAAAGTGCCCGACCTTATGGAGATGCGGATCTCCGGAGGCAGCATTGCGGATCAGCTCGCCTATGCGACCGATCTCCTCGGTAAAGAGGTCGGCATCTCCGGGATCATCGAGACCGGTGCATTCGTCGACGTCACCGCCATCACCACCGGAAAGGGTACCCAGGGTCCGGTTAAGCGCTGGGGCATCCAGGTGCGCAAGCGCAAACACTCCCGCGGCGGCAAGAAGCGCCATATTGGAAACCTTGGGCCGTGGACACCACACCACGTCCGGTGGCAGGTTCCCCAGATGGGTCAGTGCGGCTACCACCAGCGGACCGAGTTCAACAAGCGCATCCTGAAAGTAGGCAACAACGGCGATGAGATCACGCCTGCAGGGGGTTTCCTCCACTATGGTATGGTTCGCGGCCCGTACGTCCTTGTCAAGGGATCGGTTCCCGGACCGACAAAGCGGCTTGTACGGCTGAGATCTGCAATCCGGCAGGGTGAGCATGCGGCACGGACGCCGGCGATCAACTTCGTCAGTGTCCAGAGCAAGCAGGGGTGACGCGTCAATGAAGGCATACATTAGAACACTGAAGGGAGAGCGTGCAGAGGATATCGATCTTCCTAGCGTCTTCGCGGAAGAGTACAGACCAGACCTGATTAAGCGGGCAGTTCTTGCACTCCAGAGCACCCGGTTCCAGCCGCACGGAACGAATCCGTATGCCGGCCTCCGGACATCTGCAGCATCCTGGGGAAGCGGCCGTGGTGTCGCCCAGGTTCCGAGGCTGAAGAACGGTAGCAGGGTTGCCCGGATTCCACAGGCTGTGGGAGGACGAGCGGCTCACCCGCCGAAGGTCGAGAAGATCCTCGTCAAGCAGATAAACCAGAAAGAGAAACAGAAGGCTCTTCGCTCTGCTATTGCAGCTACAGTCTGTACCGACCTCGTTCGCGAGCGCGGGCACCTGTTCGAGGGAGACCTCCCGCTGGTTCTCGAAGACCAGTTTGAAGGACTCACCCGCACGAGCGATGTCATTGCAGCCCTCACCGCCGTTGGTATCTACGCCGATGTCGAGCGCGCAAAGAGCAGCAAGAAGGTCAGGGCAGGCCGGGGTACCATGCGTGGCCGCCGCTACAAGCAGCGAAAGAGTGTCCTGATCGTCACGGGAGACCAGCCGCTCCGCGCCGCCCGGAACCTTGCCGGTGTCGACTCCGTCACAGTGAACCAGCTGAACACGGAACTCTTAGCACCCGGCACCCAGGCAGGCCGCCTGACTCTCTGGACGGCTTCCGCCCTGCGGAAACTGGAGGGATACTAAATGGTACTGAAACATCCGTTTGTCACTGAAAAAGCGACGATGATGCTTGAGAACGAGAGCAAACTTCAGTTTCTGGTAAAAAACGACGCATCCAAGCAGGATATCAAGCGCGATCTTGAGAAGTCGTTCGGAAAGGAAGTCACGCAGGTTCGGACGATGATGACCATGAAGGGCCGGAAGAAGGCCATCGTGAGTTTTGCGGACGAAAAAGCCGCTGAAGAGATTCTCAGCCGGCTTGGCATAATGTAAAGGTGAGTGGCAATGGCACATCGAATTATTGCACAGAGCCGTGGTAAGGGCGGCCCGACATACCGGGCGCCTTCGCACCGGTATAAAGCTGCCCTGCGGCACCTGGGATCCAACACCATAACCGTAAAAGGGCGCGTCATCGACATCGAACACGATCCGGCACGCCACACACCGATTGCCCTGGTGAAACTCGAGAGCGGGAGCAAGGAGTACATGCTCGTTACCGAGGGTCTCGGCGTCGGTGACGAGGTAGCCTGGGGTGCTGATGTTGAGATGAAGAATGGAAATACGCTGCCGCTTCGGTCGATCCCGGTCGGGGCGTACGTCTGCAACATCGAGGCACGGCCGAACGACGGTGGCAAATTTGTTCGTTCGAGCGGTGTTCAGGCACTCATCATCGGTAAGTCCGACGACGGCAGAGTCGGCGTTCGGATGCCGAGCGGGAAGAACAAGTGGTTCAACGGTGTCTGCATGGCGACGGTCGGTATCGTTGCCGGTGGCGGACGAAGTGAAAAGCCGTTCGTCAAGGCAGGTAAGAAGCACCACCACGTCAAGTCCTCCGCAGAGAAGTGGCCGCGCGTGAAAGGTGTCTGCATGAACGTCATCGACCACCCGTTCGGTGGCGGTGGCCACCAGCACTGCGGCCGGCCGAAGACCGTTGCACGCGGTACCTCCCCGGGAAGAAAGGTCGGATCGATCGCCGCCCGGAGAACCGGCAAGTGGAAGAAGTGAGGGGTGTAGAGTATGGCAAAGAAGACACAGAAGAGATTACCGAGACGGCGGGAGGAGTTCACCTACCGCGGTCTCTCTATCGAGGATCTGCAGGGTATGGGCATCTCGGAACTGATGCCCCTCATGCCCTCCCGTGCCCGCCGGAAGTTCGAGCGTGGTTTCTCGAAGGGGCATGAAAAGCTCCTCTCCGAGATCCGGGCCGGCGATGAGAATATCCGGACGCACCTTCGGGACATGGTTATCATCCCCGAGATGATTGGAAAGACGATTGAGGTCTATAACGGAAAGGATTTCGTGAAAGTAGAGATCCAGCCCGAGGCCGTCTTCCACTACCTCGGTGAATTCGCACTGACCCGCAGGAGAGTTTCGCACGGTAGTGCCGGTATCGGTGCAACCCGGTCGAGTAAGTATGTACCGTTGAAGTGATGGCTATGGCAAGGACGGATTATTCGGTTCAGGAAAAGGGCGAGACCACTGCACGGGTAAAAGCAAACGAGCTGCCCGTATCGCCCAAGCACTCCATTGAGATTGCCAGGTTCATCAAGAACAGGAACACTGTCGAAGCGCGGGCATACCTCGCTGACGTTGTGGCGCTGAAGAAGGCGATCCCCTTCAAGCGGTTCAACCGGAACGTCGCCCACAAGCGCGGTCTTGACAAGTGGGACGGCGGCCGTTACCCCGTGAAGGCGGCAACGGCATACATCAAGCTGCTCGAGTCGGTCGAGAAGAACGCCGAGTACATCGGCCTTGATGCAACGAAGCTCGTCATCACCCATGCCGCTGCAAACCGGGGTCGTGGGTTTAAGGCCTTCTTCCCCCGTGCGATGGGTCGCGCGACCCCGAAGCGCCGGGAGACCGTGAACATCGAACTCATCGTCACCGAGGTGGAGTGATGGCAGTAGAGAAGAAATTCATCAGTGACGGCGTTCGTAAGGTCTGTGTGGAGAAGTACTTCGCACACGAGCTGAAGCGCGCCGGCTATGGCGGTATGGATATTACCCGGACGCCTCTCGGCACCCAGGTGACTATCTGGGCAGAGAAGCCCGGTATCGTTATCGGGAAGGGCGGAAAGCAGGTGCGCCAGATCACCCAGGATCTCGCCACCGAGTACGGTATCGAGTCGCCGCAGGTGGAAGTTCAGCAGGTGCAGAACCCGAACTTCAACGCACAGATCATGGCCGAACGCCTGGCAAACGCCCTCGAGCGTGGCTGGTACTTCAGAAAGGCCGGTCAGAGCACTATCCGGCGCGTCATGGATGCAGGAGCGCTCGGTTGCGAGGTCATCATCGCCGGTAAGCTGACCGGTGCCCGTGCCCGGACACAGAAGTTCGTCGAGGGCTACATCAAGCACTGCGGCGAACCGAGTGAGACCATCGTCGAGAAGGGTTACGCAATCGCCATCAAGAAACTCGGTCTTATCGGCGTACAGGTCAAGATCGTGCCTCCGGATGCACGTATGCCCGACACTTTCGAGGTTCTTCCTCCTACCAAGAAGAAGACTCCCGAGCCGGTCGTTGAGGTCGAGGAAGTCGGCGACGAGTTTGAGGAAGAACTTGTAGAGTCCATCGAGGACGTGTACATGGAGGAGAGATAGATGGCAATCTTTCGAGCAGAGGAAGTGCACCAGCTCTCCGATGTCGAACTCCAGGAACAGGGGCAGAAGCTGCAGCTCGAGCTCGTGCAGGAGCGCGGCAAGGTCAGCGCTGGTGGTGCCACGGAGAACCCCGGACGGATACGTGAGATCAGGAGAACGATTGCACGTATCAAGACCGAGCAGAACAGCAGGAGAAGGGCATGATCTCTCCCCAGAACGTTCTTCGGCACGAGCTCATCGGCATGAACGTTCTGGTAGTCGGCGCCAGTAACAAAAGCCTCGTCGGTCTTTCCGGCAGGATCATCGATGAAACCCGGAACACGCTGGTCATCGCGACCGAGCGTGGAGAAAAGCGGATCCAGAAGAGATACAGCATCCTTCAGATCCGCCTTCCCGGGGGAGATCTCGTAGAGATCGACGCTTCAACACTGGTGTCGCAGCCTGATAAACGCATTACAATGCGCATGAAACTATAAGAGGGTGAACGATGGCAAAAGATATTGGATTGAACGTCCCGGTCCCGGAGAAGGATTGCGGCGACGTGAATTGTCCGTTTCACGGCAGTTTGCCGGTACGCGGCCAGGTGATTACCGGCAAAGTCGTGAGCGATCGTATGAACGGCACGGTCGTAGTGGAGCGTGACTACCTGCACTACGTCAAGAAATACAAACGATACGAAAAGCGCAGTTCGAAACTTCACGCTCACAGCACGCCGTGTATCAATGCGGCTATCGGTGATATGGTGAAGATTGCCGAATGCAGGCCGCTTTCCAAGACGAAGACCTTCGTTGTTGTCGAGGTGCTGAAGGAATGAAGGCGAAGCAGTCGACTATCCCGCGGGCGCTGAACACCGGTTCGAGGATGGTCTGTGCAGACAATACCGGAGCCCGTATGGTACAGGTCATCTCTGTCGACCGGTTCCACGGTGTCCGGCGGAGGCAGCCGTGCCTCGGCATCGGCGACCTTGCAACGGTGACCGTCAAGAAGGGCACTCCCGAGATGCGCCGGAAACTTGAAAAAGCGGTCGTCATCAGGCAGAGGAAAGAGATGCGCCGTCCGAACGGTCTCCGGGTCTCGTTCGAGGATAACGCAATGGTTATCGTGAACGAGCGCGGCGAGCCCAAAGGAACCGAGATCAAAGGTCCCGTCCCCCGTGAGGTGGCGGAACGTTTCCCGAAGATCGCCTCCATGGCGACGATCATTGTATGAGGTGCGGCTAATGGTTCGCGTAATCAGTAAACAACCCAGAAAACAGCGCAAAGCACGCTATACCGCACCCATTCATCAGAAGGGACGGTTCCTTTCCGCTTCGCTTGCTCCGGCTCTCCGGGAGAAGTACAGCACCCGCCGGACCCGGGTCGTCACGGGAGATACCGTCAAGGTCTTCCGCGGCGATTTTGCCGGCGAAGAGGGCATTGTCGACGGAGTCGATATGAACAAGTGCAAACTGCTTGTGCACGGTGTGATGGTGACCAAGGCCGACGGAACCGAGGTTCCGCGTCCGGTCGATCCCTCAAACGTGCAGATCACGAAGCTCAACCTCAAGGACAAACTGCGTGAGACGAGACTTGGGGAGGGTAAATAATGTCGAAGCATCTGAAGCGTCTGGTGGCACCCGACTCCTGGCATATTCCAAAGAAAGTAAAGAAATTCGTATCGAAGACGGCTCCGGGCCCGCACAACGCACAGGCGATGCCGATCGGTGTCTGGCTCCGGGAGCACGCGAAGCTCGCCAACAATATGAAAGAGGTCAAGCAGATCCTCTCGCAGCGCGCCGTCATCGTGAACGGTAAGCCTGTCTCTGACCCGAAGCTCGGTATCGGGGTCTTTGATATTATCGCGATCCCGAAGATCGGCCGGTACTACCGGATTCAGCTCGACATGCGCGGCAGGCTGGTCTCCGTCGAGATCCCCGAGGAAGCGGCACAGGCCCGTCTCTGCAGAATCCGTGACAAGACGATCGTCAGGGGCGGCAAAGTGCAGCTCAACCTCAACTACGGTGCTAACGTCATCGCCGACAACACCTACAAGCCGAAGGACTCGATTGTCCTCACGCTCGGCGGCGAGAACCGTTTCACGATCACGGATCACTTCCCCTTCGCGATCGGCAACACGGCCATGATCATCGGTGGACGCCACTCCGGCAAGATCGGCACCGTCGTCGAGATCACGAAGACCCCGAGCAGTGTTCCAAACCGCGTGACACTCGAGGACACGGGGTCGAACACCCGGTTCGACACCATCGAAGAGTACATCTTCATGGTCGGCAAGTCCGGATATGTCCCCGGCGAACTGAAGCTGGAGGCTGAAGAATGACCGCAATGCAGGATATCTATATCGATAAGGTCATTGTTCACATGGGCGTCGGCGAGAGCGGCGAGCGACTGGTGAAAGCTGAAGATATCGTAAAAGCTATCACCGGCCAGAAACCCGTCCGCACCATCGCAAAGAGAACGCAGCCGGCGTTCGGTATCAGGAAGGGCGCTCCGATCGGGTGCAAGGTCACCCTCCGGAGAAAGACCGCAGAGTCGTTCGTAGAGACCGCTCTCGCCATTATCGAGCGGAACCTTGCCACATCGCAGTTCGACCGGACGGGCAACGTCTCTTTCGGTATCGAAGAGCACACCGACTTTCCGGGTATGAGCTACGATCCGACGATCGGTATCTACGGCATGGACATCAATGTCGTGCTTGAGCGCAAGGGCGTTCGGATCGCACGAAGATCCGTTGAACGGCGAAAGCTCCCGGCCAAGCAGAAGGTAAGCAAGGACGAAGCGATAGCGTTCATGCGTGAGCGCTACCAGGTGGAGGTGTAATACAATGGCAGAACAGAAGACAAACACCCCCGAAGGAAGTTCTGTAAAGAAGTTCGGCCGTGGTGCGAACGAGTGCCGGATCTGCGCACGAAAGCAGGGTCTCGTACGCCGGTACAATATCTACTTCTGCCGCCAGTGCTTCCGCGAGTGGGCATCGAAGATGGGCTTTAAGAAGATGAACTGAGGGATGCGAATATGGCACGATTAAATCCAATTGCCGACGCGATGTGCAGCATCAAGAACGCCGGTGATGTAGGTAAGAGCGAAGTATACATCGAACCGGCCAGCAAACTCCTCGGCGCAATGCTGCGCATCATGGAGGAGAAGAACTATATCGCCGGCTTCGAGTTCATCGAGGACGGACGTGGCGGTCAGTTCCGCGTCCAGCTTCGTGGTACCATCAACAAATGCGGTGCAGTCTCGCAGCGGTTTGCAGTGGGTCTCGATGAGATGGAATACTGGGAGTCGCAGTTTCTCCCTGCCAAGAACTTCGGCATTCTCATCGTCTCCACGTCACGCGGCGTCATGTCTCACGAACAGGCACGGGCCGAAGGTATCGGCGGTCAGCTGTTGGGATACGTCTACTAGAGGGAGTTGCAGAGATGGGAATCACAAGAACTGTTGAGATCCCGGGCGACGTGACTGTCACCCTCGAAGGGACGATCCTGAAGGTCTCCGGTCCGAAAGGCAGCAACGAGCGCGATATGCGGTACCCGCAGATCAAGATCGTGATTGAGAACGACGAACTCGTCATCTCCACGCGCTCCGACAAGAAGCAGTTCCTCGCAATGTGCGGAACGATTGCAGCACATTCGAAGAACATGATCCGGGGTGTCCGGGAGGGCTTTGAGTACAACATGAAAGTGGTGTACAGCCATTTCCCGATCCAGATGAAACTGCAGAACGATCGCCTTGAGATCAACAACTTCCTTGGCGAGAAGCAGCCCCGTATCGCGAAGATCGTTCCGGGCGTGACCGTGAAGGTCGGCAACGACGAGGTCACCGTGAGCGGCATCGACAAGGAGAAGGTAGGTAACACTGCAGCGAATATCGAGCACGCCACCAGGATCACCAAGCGCGATCCCCGCGTGTTCCAGGATGGTATCTATATCATCGAGAAGGCGTGATGGAGATGGAAGAGAGGAAGAGATTAATCCGTGTCCGTTCACAGCACAACAAGCCGAGCTTCAAGCGCAGAGGCCTTGCGCAGAAGAAGCAGCTTGAGGACACATGGAGACGCCCGCGCGGTCTGCACAACAAGCAGCGGAGACAGTTCAAGGCCAAGGGAGCAATCCCTCAGGCAGGATACGGAAGCCCTGCTGCGGTACGCGGATTCCACCCGAGCGGATACGAAGAAGTACTGGTCTTTGCTCCGAGCGAACTTGCCGGAGTGAACCCGGAGACCCAGGCCGTCAGGATCGGCGGAACGGTCGGCGGGAGAAAGCGCGTGATCATCCAGGAGCAGGCACTCAGACTCGGCCTGAAAGTCCTGAACGCAAAGGCAGTCACTGCCCCGGAGACGGAGTCTGCACCCGAGGTGAGCGAGAATGAGTGATCTCGCCAACCAGAAGCGGATCTCCGCTTCGATCCTGAAGTGCGGTCTGAACCGCGTGTGGCTCGACCCCGAGCGGATGGCGGACATTGAGGCTGCAATCTCCCGTGATGACCTGCGTGGTCTCATCGACGAGGGCGCGATCAAGGCACGGCGCGTGAAAGGAAACAGCCGTGGCAGGGCACGCGAGACGATCGCCAAGAGGGCATACGGTCACCGTAAGGGCCCCGGGTCGAGAAAGGGTGCCGCAGGCGCCCGTAACCCGAGCAAACGCGTCTGGATCCGTAAGATCCGTGCACAGCGCCGGGTACTCCGCGAGATGCGGGACGACGGAACCATCGAGCGCCCCCTGTATCGTCTGATGTACCGGCGATCTTCGGGTGGTCAGTTCCGGAGCGTTGCACACCTGAAAGCACAGGTGGAACTCCAGGCTGGGAGGATGAAATAATGGCAACCGGACCAAGATACTTTGTTCCCTTCCGCAGGAGAAAGGAAGGGAAAACCGACTACTACAAACGTATGAACCTCCTGGTCGCCGATGCACCCCGCATGGTCGTCCGGAAGACGAACCGCCAGATCATCGTGCAGCTGGTCGTCCCTGAGATGATCGGCGACAAGACGCTGGTCGCGGCGTACTCGAGCGAGCTTGCTGCATACGGGTATGAGGGTTCGACGTCGAACACGCCCGCAGCATACCTCACCGGAATGCTCTTTGCCGCAAAGGCACTGAACGCAGGATACGACGAGGCAATCCTGGATATCGGCCTGCACAGGGCAAAACCCGGCGCACGGGTCTTTGCCGCACTGAAAGGTGCGGTCGACGCCGGGCTTGAGGTACCGTACGGGGAGTCCATTCTTCCCGACGAGAGCCGCCTCAAAGGTACCCATATCGCGGAGTATGCTCCCGAAAGGGCCGGGAATTTAGTTGAGAACGTAGAAAAAGTGGCAGATGCCATCATGAAGGAGCTGGCGTGATATGGCGTACGAACAGGTGGAATGGGTTCCGCTCACTGGTCTTGGCCGGGCTGTTGCCGCAGGCGAGATTACGAGCATCGATGAGGTGCTTGCGAGTGGCCATCCGATCAAGGAACCGCAGATCGTCGATGCACTGCTGCCCGACCTTGAGGATGAAGTGCTCGATATCAACATGGTGCAGCGGATGACCGATTCGGGTCGCCGTGTTAAGTTCCGTGCCGTAGTGGTCGTCGGCAACCGTAACGGATATGTCGGTTTCGGCCAGGGCAAGGACGCACAGGTCGGTAATGCAATCCAGAAAGCGATTGCAGATGCAAAACTCAATGTCCTGAAGGTCAGGAGAGGCTGTGGAAGCTGGGAGTGTGGCTGTGACCTCTCTCACTCCATCCCGGTTGAAGTAACGGGCAAAGCAGGCAGTGTCAAGGTGACGCTCAAACCGGCACCGCAGGGACTTGGTCTCGTGACCGGAGACATCTCAAAGAAGGTACTGCAGCTTGCAGGCATCAAGGATGTCTGGGCGTTTACCAAGGGACAGACCAGGACGACCATCAACTTTGCAAAGGCGACTTTCGAGGCGCTGAAGCAGACGAATATGGTACGGATCGGGGGTTTCGAATAATGTACGCAGTTGTTCAGGTACGTGGTGTCGTCAATACCGGACGCGAGATCAAGGACACGCTGAAGATGCTCCGTCTCCACCACATCAACCATTGTGTCATCGTTCCCGACACCCCGGCATACCTCGGTATGATCCGGAAGGTGAAGGACTTCGTCGCGTACGGCGAGGTTGACGCTGAGACGCTCGCTACCGTCCTGCGCACCCGTGGAAGACTCACCGGGGATCAGAAGCTGACCGACGAGTATATCCGGGAGAACACCCGGTTCGGCAGCATTGAAGAGTATGCGCAGGCACTCGTGAACGGAGATGCCGATATCAAGGACGTAGCTGAGATGAAGCCGGTGCTGAGACTGCATCCACCTCGAAAGGGCTATAAAACTATCAAGCGAACCTTTCAGCAGGGTGGGGCTCTCGGCTACTATGGCTGTGAGATCAACGATCTCCTCCACAAGATGAGGTGAGATGGGTGCCGGTAAATAAGAGATCCAAATACAGAGGCTCGCGGACCTGCGGAGGCGGAACGCACAAGAACAGGCGTGGCGCCGGAAACCGGGGAGGAAGAGGACGGGCAGGTCACCGTGACCACCGCTTCTCACACTTCCTTCTCTACGGCGAGTTGCACAACGGAAAGCACGGGTTCGTCTCGAAGACGGGTGTATCCGTGAACGCTCTCGATATCGGAGCTATCGACCAGATGGTGAGCGCACTCTTAGAGAGTGGTCTTGCGACGGAGGAGGGTGACCTCGTCACCATCGACGCCTCTGACATCGGTATCGAGAAGGTTCTCGGTGGCGGGAAAGTCACCAGAAAACTGAATATTTCTGCCGGAGCGTTCTCAGAACGTGCCAAGGCAAAGATTGAAGAGATGGGCGGTCAGGCAACCACCGCTTAACTAAATTTTTCCAGGTGAAAACATGGCGAGTCTGCTGGATAGACTTGAACCCTTGCTTGCAGCAATGCCTGCGGTCAAAAGTCCGGAGGGCCACGTTCACTTCAAAAATAAGTTGTTGTGGACGCTCGGGATTCTGCTCCTGTACTTTGTGCTGACAAATATCACTGTCTTCGGGCTCTCTCCTGAGTCACAAGATTTCTTCGCATTTTACCGAGCCCTGCTTGCCGGTGCGAGCGGTTCGCTCCTGCACCTCGGTATCGGGCCGATCGTCACCGCATCGATCGTGCTGCAGCTGCTCAAGGGTGCCGATATCCTGCAGATAGATACCAGTGAGGCGCGTGGGCAGGTCATGTACATGGGCCTGCAGAAGATGCTCATCCTTGTGATGATCGTTATCGAGGCCATCCCGATGATCGTCGGCGGTTCCATGCTCCCCGACCCTGCAGTCGCCATAGGGCTCTTCGGCGGTAATACGGCGATCGTTTCGCTCCTGATATTCATCCAGATCTGCATCGGCGGAGTGCTGGTTATGTTCATGGACGAGGTGGTCACCAAGTGGGGTGTCGGTTCCGGTGTGGGTCTCTTCATCGTCGCCGGTGTCTCGGAGGGTCTCGTGAACGGGTTCTTAAACTGGGAGGCAGTGAGCGATCAATTCCCGGTCGGATTCTTCCCGAGGCTCTTCTCCATCGCTATGGAAGGTGGAAACTTCCTCGAGTACTTCGGGACGGATGTCCTCGCCCTCATCACGACCCTCGCGAT carries:
- a CDS encoding 50S ribosomal protein L22, with amino-acid sequence MARTDYSVQEKGETTARVKANELPVSPKHSIEIARFIKNRNTVEARAYLADVVALKKAIPFKRFNRNVAHKRGLDKWDGGRYPVKAATAYIKLLESVEKNAEYIGLDATKLVITHAAANRGRGFKAFFPRAMGRATPKRRETVNIELIVTEVE
- a CDS encoding 50S ribosomal protein L3, producing the protein MPKINRPRRGSLAYSPRKRAKSPVPKYGAWPEYNGTPMVQGFAGYKVGMTHLVMVDDHKNSPTEGKDVTVPVTVIEVPPMKVAGVRAYTSDTYGKHALTEAWSDSLDEELGRRINMPKNHDRAAAIDAMKAAVEAGKVVEIYALAYTQPSGLTGVPKKVPDLMEMRISGGSIADQLAYATDLLGKEVGISGIIETGAFVDVTAITTGKGTQGPVKRWGIQVRKRKHSRGGKKRHIGNLGPWTPHHVRWQVPQMGQCGYHQRTEFNKRILKVGNNGDEITPAGGFLHYGMVRGPYVLVKGSVPGPTKRLVRLRSAIRQGEHAARTPAINFVSVQSKQG
- the rplX gene encoding 50S ribosomal protein L24, which encodes MVRVISKQPRKQRKARYTAPIHQKGRFLSASLAPALREKYSTRRTRVVTGDTVKVFRGDFAGEEGIVDGVDMNKCKLLVHGVMVTKADGTEVPRPVDPSNVQITKLNLKDKLRETRLGEGK
- a CDS encoding 50S ribosomal protein L2, which produces MAHRIIAQSRGKGGPTYRAPSHRYKAALRHLGSNTITVKGRVIDIEHDPARHTPIALVKLESGSKEYMLVTEGLGVGDEVAWGADVEMKNGNTLPLRSIPVGAYVCNIEARPNDGGKFVRSSGVQALIIGKSDDGRVGVRMPSGKNKWFNGVCMATVGIVAGGGRSEKPFVKAGKKHHHVKSSAEKWPRVKGVCMNVIDHPFGGGGHQHCGRPKTVARGTSPGRKVGSIAARRTGKWKK
- a CDS encoding Tfx family DNA-binding protein, whose amino-acid sequence is MKQGLLTDRQKEVLRYRRKGLTQQQIAEIIRTSKANVCTIEKAALENISRARETIEFLYTLDAAHLCTLKAGTDLLKTPEIIYDEAEKVGIKVKYDTISLINRLRDSNPERFRARYIREDVEVYINEDGELYFG
- a CDS encoding 30S ribosomal protein S19 — protein: MAKKTQKRLPRRREEFTYRGLSIEDLQGMGISELMPLMPSRARRKFERGFSKGHEKLLSEIRAGDENIRTHLRDMVIIPEMIGKTIEVYNGKDFVKVEIQPEAVFHYLGEFALTRRRVSHGSAGIGATRSSKYVPLK
- a CDS encoding 30S ribosomal protein S17, which translates into the protein MAKDIGLNVPVPEKDCGDVNCPFHGSLPVRGQVITGKVVSDRMNGTVVVERDYLHYVKKYKRYEKRSSKLHAHSTPCINAAIGDMVKIAECRPLSKTKTFVVVEVLKE
- a CDS encoding ribonuclease P protein component 1; this encodes MISPQNVLRHELIGMNVLVVGASNKSLVGLSGRIIDETRNTLVIATERGEKRIQKRYSILQIRLPGGDLVEIDASTLVSQPDKRITMRMKL
- a CDS encoding 30S ribosomal protein S3 gives rise to the protein MAVEKKFISDGVRKVCVEKYFAHELKRAGYGGMDITRTPLGTQVTIWAEKPGIVIGKGGKQVRQITQDLATEYGIESPQVEVQQVQNPNFNAQIMAERLANALERGWYFRKAGQSTIRRVMDAGALGCEVIIAGKLTGARARTQKFVEGYIKHCGEPSETIVEKGYAIAIKKLGLIGVQVKIVPPDARMPDTFEVLPPTKKKTPEPVVEVEEVGDEFEEELVESIEDVYMEER
- the rpl14p gene encoding 50S ribosomal protein L14; the encoded protein is MKAKQSTIPRALNTGSRMVCADNTGARMVQVISVDRFHGVRRRQPCLGIGDLATVTVKKGTPEMRRKLEKAVVIRQRKEMRRPNGLRVSFEDNAMVIVNERGEPKGTEIKGPVPREVAERFPKIASMATIIV
- a CDS encoding 50S ribosomal protein L23, with product MVLKHPFVTEKATMMLENESKLQFLVKNDASKQDIKRDLEKSFGKEVTQVRTMMTMKGRKKAIVSFADEKAAEEILSRLGIM
- the rpmC gene encoding 50S ribosomal protein L29; this encodes MAIFRAEEVHQLSDVELQEQGQKLQLELVQERGKVSAGGATENPGRIREIRRTIARIKTEQNSRRRA
- the rpl4p gene encoding 50S ribosomal protein L4, giving the protein MKAYIRTLKGERAEDIDLPSVFAEEYRPDLIKRAVLALQSTRFQPHGTNPYAGLRTSAASWGSGRGVAQVPRLKNGSRVARIPQAVGGRAAHPPKVEKILVKQINQKEKQKALRSAIAATVCTDLVRERGHLFEGDLPLVLEDQFEGLTRTSDVIAALTAVGIYADVERAKSSKKVRAGRGTMRGRRYKQRKSVLIVTGDQPLRAARNLAGVDSVTVNQLNTELLAPGTQAGRLTLWTASALRKLEGY